A window of the Halopseudomonas phragmitis genome harbors these coding sequences:
- a CDS encoding ArsR/SmtB family transcription factor, which yields MELINVFKALSNPTRLEILKGLKDPVKNFPPQDEGDVHTVGVCVSSIQEGVGLSQSTVSDYLATLQRVGLVEVRRIGQWTYYKRNEANIRALAEMIGKEL from the coding sequence ATGGAACTGATCAATGTTTTCAAAGCCCTCTCAAACCCTACGCGCCTTGAAATTCTCAAGGGCTTGAAGGATCCGGTGAAGAACTTCCCTCCACAGGATGAAGGGGACGTTCATACGGTGGGCGTCTGCGTCAGCAGTATTCAAGAGGGTGTTGGCCTGTCGCAGTCGACGGTGTCCGATTACCTTGCGACGCTGCAGCGTGTGGGATTGGTCGAAGTCCGTCGTATCGGACAGTGGACCTACTACAAACGCAATGAAGCAAACATACGTGCTCTCGCCGAGATGATAGGCAAGGAGCTGTAA
- a CDS encoding zinc-dependent alcohol dehydrogenase family protein produces the protein MKAQILESFGGPNAFELSEVAKPVPQAGQVLVRVHATSINPLDYQVRRGDYVDYVPLPAITGHDVSGVVEAVGPGVTSFVPGDEVWYTTQIFEGDGSYAEYHVASESIIGKKPASLSHLEAASLTLVGGTVWEALVGRVSLRVGESILIHGGAGGVGHVAIQVAKAIGARVFTTVREANFEFARGLGADVVIDYEQEDYVDAILRETDGHGVDVIFDTIGGDTLTRSPDALAQLGRVVSIVDIAKPQNLIQAWGKNASYHFVFTRQNRGKLDELSALVERGQLRPHVGAVFSLADISSAHALLETPNNGLRGKIAIAVEPSLIP, from the coding sequence ATGAAAGCGCAAATTCTTGAATCATTTGGCGGCCCGAACGCGTTCGAACTGAGCGAAGTAGCCAAACCAGTACCGCAGGCAGGACAAGTGCTGGTGCGGGTACACGCAACCTCCATCAACCCGTTGGACTACCAGGTACGTCGGGGCGACTACGTTGATTACGTACCCCTCCCCGCCATTACCGGGCATGACGTCTCCGGCGTCGTCGAAGCCGTCGGCCCAGGTGTGACGAGCTTTGTGCCGGGCGACGAAGTCTGGTACACCACGCAAATCTTCGAAGGCGACGGCAGCTATGCCGAATACCACGTTGCATCCGAAAGCATCATCGGCAAGAAGCCGGCATCGCTGAGCCATCTCGAGGCGGCAAGCCTGACGCTGGTAGGCGGGACGGTCTGGGAAGCGCTGGTCGGACGTGTATCGCTGAGGGTCGGGGAAAGCATTCTGATCCACGGCGGCGCCGGTGGCGTCGGCCATGTCGCGATCCAGGTGGCAAAGGCCATTGGCGCGAGGGTTTTCACCACCGTGCGCGAAGCGAACTTCGAGTTCGCCCGGGGTCTGGGTGCCGACGTGGTCATCGACTACGAACAAGAGGATTACGTGGACGCCATCCTGCGGGAAACCGATGGCCACGGCGTGGATGTAATCTTCGACACCATCGGCGGCGACACCTTGACCCGCAGCCCCGACGCGCTCGCCCAGCTCGGCCGGGTGGTTTCGATCGTGGACATCGCCAAGCCGCAGAATCTCATTCAGGCCTGGGGCAAGAACGCCAGTTACCACTTCGTCTTCACCCGCCAGAACCGCGGCAAGCTCGATGAGCTGAGCGCATTGGTCGAGCGCGGGCAACTGCGACCCCATGTTGGTGCGGTCTTTTCGCTCGCTGACATTTCAAGCGCGCACGCGTTGCTGGAGACACCTAACAACGGTCTTCGCGGGAAAATCGCGATTGCCGTCGAGCCATCGCTCATCCCGTAA
- a CDS encoding antibiotic biosynthesis monooxygenase family protein, with protein MIYEIALLPIHEEHIEQFKRAFAEVAPLLRRAKGYGGHMLAPGIESPERFNLIVRWASLEDHTPGFEASEDHRVFMAGLEEYFSEEPTVYHIEGTAFTTEKHSDQNSIFDKASPMS; from the coding sequence ATGATTTATGAAATCGCTCTGCTGCCCATTCACGAAGAACACATTGAACAGTTCAAACGCGCATTTGCCGAAGTAGCGCCTCTGCTCCGTCGTGCCAAGGGTTATGGCGGCCACATGCTCGCGCCCGGCATCGAAAGCCCCGAGCGATTCAACCTGATCGTGCGCTGGGCTTCACTTGAGGATCACACGCCAGGCTTCGAAGCGAGTGAGGACCATCGGGTGTTCATGGCAGGTTTAGAGGAATACTTTTCAGAAGAACCGACGGTCTACCACATTGAGGGGACAGCGTTTACTACTGAAAAACACAGCGATCAGAACAGCATCTTTGACAAGGCATCACCAATGTCTTAG
- a CDS encoding putative bifunctional diguanylate cyclase/phosphodiesterase — protein MNTCSTSFNSKALSESQNSILDMIATDRHLDEILCAICQMLDAQFPEVFSSILLADAEGKRLLSGAAPGLPVEYSQAIHGMAIGPQEGTCGTAAFRRELVVTEDIARDPSWERFRSLALRHNLHSCWSVPLLSHQGRVLGTFALYQNRAQAPDETQIQRLGCAAQLAAIAIRRECDGRRLEESEQRFRSLFTYNPNPVFVLDLDGKIQSANPAGLKLKPYTTTDLIGHHFVNLVVEEDLHRASRHFSAACAGKSQRFEARVRDESDRLLTMDISNLPIMVNGEVIGVFGVVRDISKQKHYERELSFNACHDRLTGLLNRVSLEDRLVLDCHISRRHKRRLAILCIDLDGFKSINDSLGHSVGDQVLIEVAQRMAQQVRPSDTIVRMGGDEFIVLLPNLLRDDDVVPVVERLMSGIARPYCIQGIDLHVSASIGITMSDGYIEQPMQLIQQADMAMYKAKQQGRNHFQWYTSDLNERVCEHARLRNELQKAIETQSLKLHYQPQIEARTGRVAGVEALLRWEHPEKGYISPAVFVPVAEDSGQIIPLSLWVLDTACAQLRQLGEQGITGISMAVNISPMHFQRGHFVQFIQTVLEKHGLCGEQLELEITESLLLHNAEQAIDTLHRLKALGVRIALDDFGTGFSSLSYLKRLPIDKIKIDRSFIQELSTDCHDAAIIQGIISMAQHLSLTVVAEGVETESQVAFLKGCRCNVLQGYYFAKPMKYEALEIFLREQKETDFL, from the coding sequence ATGAATACTTGTTCCACGAGCTTTAACAGCAAGGCACTTTCCGAGTCGCAGAATAGCATCCTCGATATGATTGCGACCGATCGCCATCTGGACGAAATACTCTGCGCCATTTGTCAGATGCTGGACGCACAGTTCCCCGAAGTTTTCAGCTCAATCCTGCTCGCTGATGCCGAGGGCAAACGCTTGCTGAGCGGTGCGGCGCCCGGTTTACCGGTTGAATACAGCCAGGCGATTCATGGAATGGCTATTGGCCCACAGGAAGGAACCTGCGGTACCGCAGCGTTCCGGCGCGAGCTGGTGGTCACCGAAGACATCGCCCGTGACCCAAGCTGGGAGCGGTTCCGCAGTCTGGCGCTGAGGCATAATCTGCACTCCTGCTGGTCGGTGCCCTTGCTCTCCCATCAAGGGCGCGTGTTAGGTACGTTTGCCTTGTACCAGAACCGCGCCCAGGCGCCGGACGAGACGCAGATTCAACGACTGGGCTGCGCGGCCCAACTGGCAGCCATTGCGATCCGCCGTGAGTGTGACGGCCGACGCCTGGAGGAAAGCGAACAACGTTTTCGCTCATTGTTCACCTACAACCCCAACCCGGTGTTCGTCCTCGATCTGGACGGTAAAATCCAGAGTGCGAACCCTGCAGGTTTGAAGCTCAAGCCATACACCACTACCGACTTGATCGGTCATCACTTTGTCAATCTAGTGGTCGAAGAGGATCTGCATCGAGCCAGTCGGCATTTCTCTGCAGCCTGCGCCGGAAAGTCACAGCGTTTCGAAGCACGGGTTCGCGACGAGAGTGACAGGTTGCTGACCATGGACATTTCCAACCTGCCGATCATGGTCAATGGCGAGGTCATCGGGGTATTCGGAGTTGTCAGGGATATCAGCAAGCAGAAGCATTACGAGCGCGAGTTGAGCTTCAACGCTTGCCATGATCGACTGACTGGTTTGCTTAACCGTGTATCTCTTGAAGATAGGCTCGTTCTGGATTGTCACATCAGTCGTCGGCATAAGCGTCGTCTGGCGATATTGTGCATTGATCTGGATGGATTCAAATCCATCAACGATTCGCTTGGGCACTCCGTCGGCGATCAGGTGCTGATTGAGGTGGCGCAGCGTATGGCCCAGCAGGTTCGCCCCAGTGATACTATCGTGCGTATGGGCGGCGATGAATTTATCGTTCTGCTGCCGAACCTGCTCCGTGATGACGACGTTGTACCGGTGGTCGAACGACTGATGTCTGGCATTGCCAGGCCCTACTGCATCCAAGGCATTGACCTGCATGTGAGTGCAAGTATCGGCATCACCATGAGCGATGGTTACATCGAGCAGCCGATGCAGCTGATCCAGCAGGCTGACATGGCCATGTACAAAGCCAAGCAGCAAGGGCGCAACCACTTTCAGTGGTACACCAGCGATCTTAATGAGCGTGTTTGTGAACACGCGAGACTACGCAATGAGTTACAGAAGGCTATCGAAACTCAGTCGCTCAAGTTGCATTATCAGCCACAGATAGAAGCGCGTACGGGGCGAGTGGCCGGGGTCGAAGCATTACTGCGCTGGGAGCATCCGGAAAAAGGATATATCTCACCAGCAGTGTTTGTACCAGTGGCAGAGGACAGTGGCCAGATCATCCCGCTGAGCCTCTGGGTACTCGATACGGCTTGCGCTCAACTGCGCCAGCTAGGCGAACAGGGCATCACTGGCATCTCGATGGCTGTGAACATTTCGCCAATGCATTTCCAGCGTGGTCATTTCGTTCAATTTATCCAAACCGTCCTGGAGAAGCACGGACTCTGTGGTGAGCAGTTGGAACTGGAGATCACCGAATCGCTTTTGCTGCATAACGCTGAACAAGCGATCGACACATTGCACCGGCTCAAGGCTTTGGGAGTGCGCATTGCTCTCGATGATTTCGGCACCGGATTTTCCAGTCTCAGCTACCTCAAACGCTTGCCGATAGACAAGATCAAGATCGACCGCTCGTTTATCCAGGAGCTCAGCACTGATTGTCACGATGCCGCCATCATCCAAGGCATTATCTCTATGGCCCAGCACCTGAGTCTAACGGTGGTCGCCGAAGGTGTTGAAACCGAATCTCAGGTGGCCTTCCTGAAGGGCTGCAGGTGCAATGTGTTACAGGGGTATTATTTTGCCAAACCGATGAAGTATGAAGCACTCGAGATTTTCTTGAGGGAGCAAAAGGAGACGGATTTTTTATGA
- a CDS encoding LexA family protein translates to MGEVETALPFTVIRGEEGRSHPRTVPLIPLQIAAGAFSESQSLDVDADEWVELPEGLNASEDLFVAQVVGESMNRRIPNGAWCLFRSNPKGTRQGKIVVAQHRSIDDAETGGGFTVKKYHSEKVLEADGVGWTHQRITLSPESTDCSFLPIVLVPEDQDEVRVLAELVVVLV, encoded by the coding sequence ATGGGTGAGGTTGAAACCGCTCTGCCGTTTACCGTCATACGTGGTGAGGAGGGCAGGTCACACCCTCGTACCGTGCCATTGATTCCTCTGCAGATTGCCGCAGGCGCATTTTCCGAGTCGCAGTCACTGGATGTGGATGCGGACGAATGGGTAGAACTGCCGGAAGGGCTAAACGCCAGCGAAGACCTGTTCGTTGCTCAAGTAGTCGGCGAATCCATGAACCGGCGAATACCCAATGGCGCCTGGTGCCTGTTTCGATCCAACCCGAAAGGGACACGACAAGGCAAGATCGTAGTCGCTCAGCATCGCAGTATTGATGATGCCGAGACCGGTGGTGGTTTTACGGTGAAGAAATATCACAGTGAAAAAGTACTCGAAGCCGATGGCGTAGGTTGGACCCATCAACGTATTACGTTGTCGCCGGAGTCTACTGATTGCTCGTTCCTGCCTATTGTGCTGGTGCCTGAGGATCAGGATGAGGTGAGGGTGTTGGCTGAGCTTGTGGTGGTGTTGGTTTGA
- a CDS encoding nucleotide pyrophosphohydrolase, whose amino-acid sequence MSEIKKLTEKVLAFRDERDWKQFHNPKDLALSLVLEAAEVLEIFQWKQDMGAIQNAARERKEDLADELADVFCYTLLLANDLGIDLEQALESKIEKNGVKYPAEKAKGSNKKYTEL is encoded by the coding sequence GTGTCCGAGATAAAAAAACTGACCGAAAAAGTCCTGGCATTCCGCGATGAGCGTGACTGGAAACAGTTTCACAACCCCAAGGACCTGGCGTTGTCACTAGTGCTGGAAGCGGCCGAAGTGCTGGAGATTTTTCAGTGGAAACAGGACATGGGAGCCATCCAGAACGCTGCCCGGGAGCGCAAAGAGGATCTTGCTGACGAACTGGCCGATGTTTTCTGCTACACCTTACTACTGGCCAATGACTTGGGCATAGACTTGGAGCAGGCTCTGGAATCCAAGATAGAGAAGAACGGCGTCAAATACCCGGCTGAAAAAGCCAAAGGCTCGAACAAGAAGTATACGGAGCTGTGA
- a CDS encoding M48 metallopeptidase family protein: MTTLKYLGGYSSSLQQQVQQLIDSKRLGTWLEQRYPAQAQHLIQTDAALYDYVQRIKQQFMRSADPISKVFYDTRMHVIGNALGQHQFVSRVQGSKLKRKNAIKVSAIFKTLPEPLLRMVVVHELAHLREKEHNKSFYQLCQHMEPDYHQLELDLRLFLTLREQGD, translated from the coding sequence ATGACCACACTCAAGTACCTCGGCGGCTATAGCTCCAGCCTGCAACAGCAGGTTCAGCAACTGATCGACAGCAAGCGACTTGGCACCTGGCTTGAACAGCGTTATCCAGCGCAAGCTCAGCATCTGATCCAAACCGACGCGGCCCTGTACGACTACGTGCAGCGCATCAAGCAGCAATTCATGCGTAGCGCTGATCCGATCAGCAAGGTGTTCTATGACACCCGCATGCACGTCATCGGCAACGCCCTGGGCCAGCATCAGTTTGTCAGCCGTGTGCAGGGCAGCAAGCTCAAGCGCAAAAACGCGATCAAGGTATCGGCTATCTTCAAGACCCTGCCAGAGCCGTTACTGCGGATGGTCGTGGTGCACGAGCTTGCGCACCTGCGCGAGAAGGAGCACAACAAGTCCTTCTATCAGCTATGTCAGCATATGGAACCGGACTATCACCAGTTGGAGCTGGACTTGAGGTTGTTTCTGACCTTGCGTGAGCAGGGCGACTAG
- a CDS encoding MFS transporter, whose translation MSVKSVPIERDVTPGLAYPALAGSDVRAPSVAAVVVCILLVALTLRPGIVSMGPLLTAIIDELGLTHTQASLLTTIPTLLMGLLALPAPWLAHRFGRDRIILLALIVLGAAIILRALAGSIGQLFASTAAVGAGIAVAGTLFSSYVKARSPNRIALFMGIYATAIGLGSTVAAVATGPIEQLIGDWRWAGGFWVLPALLAIMAWVGIEHRSLRAPVSTASTQMPRMPLRNPTAWLIALFFACNNLVFYALIAWLAPMYIERGESASSAGLILASYTLGFMLANPVFGLLSRSDDRRLLLAASSSIALLGSLAMAVAPDAMPLVTAAIAAFGTGGAFTLGMTLPLDNASTPEEAGAWTAFVMLQSYLVGAAGPLLVGYLRDSAGHFQSALWLLVAVGVLMLMVTPFLQPYRNRRLKGCCCG comes from the coding sequence ATGTCTGTCAAATCCGTACCGATCGAACGCGATGTTACGCCGGGTCTGGCGTATCCGGCCTTGGCTGGCAGCGACGTCCGTGCTCCGTCAGTCGCAGCCGTGGTCGTGTGTATCCTGCTCGTCGCGCTCACGCTGCGCCCGGGCATCGTTTCCATGGGGCCATTGCTGACCGCCATCATCGATGAGCTGGGATTGACTCACACCCAGGCCTCGCTGCTGACCACGATTCCGACCTTGCTGATGGGATTGCTGGCACTGCCCGCACCCTGGCTGGCGCATCGATTTGGGCGTGACCGGATCATCCTGCTGGCGCTGATCGTGCTGGGCGCCGCGATCATCCTGCGTGCGCTGGCTGGCTCCATTGGGCAGTTGTTTGCCAGTACTGCGGCAGTCGGGGCGGGTATCGCGGTCGCCGGAACGCTGTTTTCCAGTTACGTGAAGGCGCGCTCGCCGAATCGTATCGCGTTGTTCATGGGTATCTATGCAACGGCCATCGGCCTGGGCAGCACAGTCGCTGCGGTGGCGACCGGGCCGATCGAGCAGTTGATTGGTGATTGGCGTTGGGCGGGCGGTTTCTGGGTACTGCCGGCACTGCTGGCGATCATGGCCTGGGTGGGCATCGAGCATCGGAGCCTGAGAGCGCCGGTCTCTACCGCTTCGACCCAGATGCCCAGGATGCCGCTGCGCAACCCTACGGCCTGGCTGATCGCACTGTTCTTCGCCTGCAACAACCTGGTGTTCTACGCCCTGATTGCCTGGTTGGCACCGATGTATATCGAGCGTGGCGAGAGCGCCAGCTCGGCAGGCTTGATCCTGGCCAGTTATACCCTGGGGTTCATGCTGGCCAACCCGGTGTTTGGCTTGCTCAGCCGTAGCGATGATCGACGTCTGTTGCTTGCCGCGAGCTCCAGCATCGCCTTGCTGGGCAGCCTGGCGATGGCCGTTGCGCCTGATGCCATGCCGCTGGTGACTGCTGCGATTGCGGCTTTTGGTACCGGAGGTGCCTTTACCCTGGGTATGACCCTACCGCTGGACAACGCTTCGACACCTGAGGAGGCTGGCGCCTGGACTGCTTTTGTGATGTTGCAGAGTTATCTGGTCGGCGCTGCCGGTCCGTTGCTCGTGGGATATCTGCGTGATAGTGCGGGTCACTTCCAGTCGGCCTTGTGGCTATTGGTGGCAGTAGGGGTGCTTATGTTGATGGTGACCCCGTTCTTGCAGCCTTACCGTAATCGCAGGCTGAAGGGGTGTTGCTGCGGCTGA